One Mustelus asterias chromosome 29, sMusAst1.hap1.1, whole genome shotgun sequence DNA segment encodes these proteins:
- the LOC144480581 gene encoding nuclear receptor ROR-alpha A isoform X3, translated as MMYFLCSAMKAQIEIIPCKICGDKSSGIHYGVITCEGCKGFFRRSQQSNATYSCPRQKNCLIDRTSRNRCQHCRLQKCLTVGMSRDAVKFGRMSKKQRDSLYAEVQKHRLQQQQRDHQQQPGEAEPLTPTYNGLTELNNDLSNLYMDGHTPDVGKADSGMSNFYLDIQPSPDQSGLDINGIKQEPICEYAAVPDFFPYCSFTSGESSPTVSMTELEHLAQNISKSHIETCQYLREELQQITWQAYVQEEVEIYQNKPREVMWQLCAIKITEAIQYVVEFAKRIDGFMELCQNDQIVLLKAGSLEVVFVRMCRAFDPQNNTVYFDGKYAGPDIFKSLGCDDLINSIFEFGKSLCALHLVEDEIALFSAYVLISADRLWLQEKIKVEKLQQRIQLTLQHILQKHHREDGILTKLLSKVSTLRTLCNRHIEKLSSFKAIHPDIVRVHFPPLYKELFSSEFEQMMPTDA; from the exons GGGTTCTTCAGGAGAAGTCAGCAAAGCAACGCCACGTACTCATGCCCTCGGCAAAAGAACTGCCTGATCGACCGGACGAGCCGGAATCGGTGCCAGCACTGCCGGTTACAGAAGTGTTTGACAGTGGGAATGTCACGGGATG CTGTCAAGTTTGGTCGGATGTCCAAGAAGCAGAGAGACAGTCTGTACGCCGAGGTACAAAAGCACCGCCTGCAGCAGCAACAGCGAGATCACCAGCAGCAGCCCGGTGAAGCGGAGCCCCTCACTCCCACTTACAACGGGCTCACAGAACTGAACAATGATCTCAGCAACCTGTACATGGACGGGCACACACCGGACGTGGGCAAAGCCGACTCAGGAATGAGCAACTTCTATTTGGACATTCAGCCATCCCCAGACCAGTCCGGCCTCGACATCAATGGTATCAAACAGGAGCCCATATGTGAATACGCAGCAGTCCCGGATTTCTTTCCCTACTGCTCCTTTACAAGTGGCGAAAGCTCTCCCACTGTCTCAATGACAGAACTAG AGCACCTTGCACAGAACATTTCCAAGTCCCACATTGAGACCTGCCAATACCTGCGAGAGGAGCTGCAGCAGATAACATGGCAAGCTTACGTACAGGAGGaagtggagatttaccagaataag CCCAGGGAGGTGATGTGGCAGCTGTGCGCAATCAAAATAACCGAAGCGATTCAGTACGTGGTGGAGTTTGCGAAACGGATTGACGGATTCATGGAACTGTGTCAAAACGATCAGATTGTACTTCTGAAAGCAG GTTCTTTAGAAGTTGTATTTGTTCGAATGTGTCGCGCCTTCGACCCGCAGAATAATACGGTTTATTTTGACGGGAAGTATGCTGGTCCAGATATCTTCAAATCATTAG GTTGTGATGATTTGATCAACTCCATCTttgaatttgggaaaagtttgtgcgCGTTGCATCTAGTGGAGGATGAGATTGCTTTGTTTTCTGCGTATGTGCTGATTTCTGCAG ACCGACTCTGGCTCCAGGAGAAAATAAAGGTGGAGAAACTGCAACAGCGAATCCAGCTAACACTTCAACATATTTTGCAGAAACATCACAGAGAGGACGGCATTCTGACCAAG CTCTTATCGAAAGTGTCCACATTACGAACACTGTGTAATCGACATATTGAGAAGCTGTCTTCATTCAAAGCAATACACCCGGACATTGTGCGGGTCCATTTCCCCCCCTTGTACAAGGAGCTGTTCAGCTCTGAGTTTGAGCAAATGATGCCGACGGATGCTTAG